In a genomic window of Kaistia algarum:
- a CDS encoding (2Fe-2S)-binding protein, producing the protein MSETIAFRLNGTEVAFTAAPDTRLIDLIREEAGATATKAACRIGRCGSCLVLKDGEAVNSCLVMAYQLEGTTIVSAEGLAAVPAAEIVRAALIADVSFQCGYCAPGFTIALTALLSQNPAPDDEAIHTALEGNICRCTGYLSILRGAKAAVAALAGRSASEQDNPS; encoded by the coding sequence ATGAGCGAGACCATCGCCTTCCGTTTGAACGGCACGGAGGTCGCCTTCACGGCGGCGCCGGATACTCGCCTGATCGACCTGATCCGCGAGGAGGCCGGCGCGACCGCGACCAAGGCCGCCTGCCGGATCGGCCGGTGCGGCTCCTGCTTGGTGCTGAAGGATGGCGAGGCGGTGAATTCCTGCCTCGTAATGGCGTATCAGTTGGAAGGCACGACAATCGTCTCGGCCGAGGGCCTCGCCGCCGTGCCCGCGGCGGAAATCGTGCGCGCAGCGTTGATCGCCGACGTCTCGTTCCAGTGCGGCTATTGCGCCCCCGGCTTCACCATCGCGCTCACCGCGCTCCTCTCCCAGAACCCGGCGCCCGACGACGAGGCGATCCACACAGCGCTCGAAGGCAATATCTGCCGCTGCACCGGCTATCTCTCGATCCTGCGTGGTGCGAAGGCGGCGGTCGCAGCGCTGGCGGGCAGAAGCGCATCCGAACAGGACAATCCCTCATGA
- a CDS encoding GMC family oxidoreductase has product MPYVGAASELLPAYDFIVVGGGSGGSVMARRLADGSDATVLLIEAGPLDLGLEAIDDPTKWVSLTRGPYDWGYDYTPTPHVNGRTIGIPRGRVLGGSSSINAMMWYRGHPSDYDAWEAAGATGWNFASCLPYFKRCEDWVDGETEFRGVGGPLRIERSADPHPLAIALRDGAIELGMSPVDDPNGPLNEGATLSNFNIAAGERWSSARGYLRPVANRANLTILTGSLATTLGFEGTRCVSVTHIVEGVAVTTRASHEIILALGAIDTPRLLLNSGIGDPADLMRLGISVHTALPGVGQNLQDHPLVRAVNFHSKRPMGPMRDNGGGSMLNWKSRPELAKPDLHAFPIQGRSAVPEIAGTHDLSGDVFAVAAGLMGSTSVGYLKLHEAGPDGRIEIQPNYLAEKDDLDALVTGVEFVLDLAGTTAFADLFAGYAAPSGRLCRAKTVEFVRNACSTFFHTCGTAKMGLDEEAVVDPALKVHGIEALRIADASVIPLIPTCNTHSVVTMIAERAADLVLAGS; this is encoded by the coding sequence ATGCCCTATGTCGGCGCAGCCTCCGAGCTTCTTCCCGCCTACGACTTCATTGTCGTCGGCGGCGGCTCGGGCGGCTCGGTCATGGCACGACGCCTTGCCGACGGGAGCGACGCCACCGTCCTGCTGATCGAGGCGGGACCGCTCGATCTCGGCCTCGAGGCTATCGACGATCCGACGAAATGGGTCAGCCTGACGCGCGGACCCTATGATTGGGGCTATGATTATACGCCGACGCCCCATGTAAACGGCCGCACCATCGGCATACCGCGTGGGCGTGTGCTCGGCGGCTCCTCATCGATCAACGCGATGATGTGGTATCGCGGCCACCCGTCCGATTATGACGCCTGGGAAGCAGCGGGCGCGACCGGCTGGAACTTCGCGTCCTGCCTGCCCTATTTCAAGCGCTGCGAGGATTGGGTGGACGGCGAGACCGAATTTCGCGGCGTCGGCGGTCCGCTCAGGATCGAGCGCAGTGCCGATCCGCATCCGCTTGCGATCGCGCTCCGCGACGGTGCGATCGAGCTAGGCATGTCCCCGGTCGACGACCCGAACGGCCCGCTGAACGAGGGCGCGACACTCTCCAATTTCAACATCGCGGCGGGCGAGCGCTGGAGTTCCGCCCGCGGCTATCTGCGCCCCGTCGCGAACCGCGCCAACCTCACCATCCTGACCGGCTCGCTGGCGACGACGCTCGGCTTCGAAGGAACGCGCTGCGTTTCGGTCACCCATATCGTCGAAGGCGTCGCCGTCACGACGCGGGCGAGCCACGAGATCATCCTCGCCCTCGGGGCGATTGACACGCCGCGCCTGCTCTTGAATTCCGGCATCGGCGACCCGGCCGATTTGATGCGGCTCGGCATTTCGGTGCATACCGCGCTTCCCGGCGTGGGCCAGAACCTGCAGGACCATCCTTTGGTCCGCGCCGTGAATTTCCATTCGAAGCGCCCGATGGGGCCGATGCGCGACAATGGCGGCGGCTCGATGCTCAATTGGAAGAGCCGACCGGAACTCGCCAAGCCGGACCTGCACGCTTTCCCGATCCAGGGCCGCAGCGCCGTGCCGGAGATCGCCGGGACGCACGATCTATCGGGCGATGTGTTCGCGGTCGCCGCCGGTCTGATGGGCTCGACGAGCGTCGGCTATCTGAAGCTGCATGAAGCGGGACCTGACGGCCGCATCGAGATCCAGCCGAACTATCTGGCCGAAAAGGACGATCTGGACGCGCTGGTCACCGGCGTCGAATTCGTCCTCGATCTCGCCGGCACGACCGCCTTTGCCGATCTTTTTGCCGGCTACGCCGCGCCCTCCGGCCGACTTTGTCGGGCCAAGACGGTGGAATTCGTGCGCAACGCGTGCTCGACCTTCTTCCACACCTGCGGAACGGCCAAGATGGGCCTGGATGAGGAAGCCGTCGTCGACCCGGCGCTCAAGGTGCACGGCATCGAGGCGCTGCGCATCGCCGACGCCTCGGTGATCCCGCTCATCCCGACCTGCAACACCCATTCGGTGGTAACGATGATCGCCGAGCGCGCGGCGGATCTCGTGTTGGCAGGATCCTAG
- a CDS encoding molybdopterin cofactor-binding domain-containing protein, with translation MDTAPLRVLRPATLAEASALVADGAVPVAGGTLIQLVWARGEAQPALLCDLSRLPISGITETQCRLRIGALTRLSAIEASAEVSLRLPLLAKAVLAVAAQPVRRLATLGGNLAGKIGCLYPALLALDATIEIFADGAIAERPLLDALALPNGAILTAILVPVQGDAERWSHRKTGLRAAFTPSVIGAAGRLVLDGGRIAAARLAVGGGITTPQRLVEAEALLVGSPVDAVDWPAVHATLLASIDTAGDPFRSAAYRRRVAANALLAGLGGAVLRRSVRKHASPAPHDRPDDAVEVSHAALASRWAVRPDIDAKVRGGLEYLTDHREPGMLVGRILRAGVPHARILAIDTSAAEVLPGVVAVVTAADIRGDNAFGIMEADQPALCFDKVRHRGDPVAAVAAIDAETAEKALALVRVDYEPLPTVTDMEAALEPDAPAIHDKGNLRAEFRHHRGNIASAFARAAHIVEATYVTPRQMHGFMETEGGYVVPGVDGSLLVCVGGQHGTRDRNQLAKILGYPEEKIRVVTSPTGGAFGGKDELTVQPALALLALKSGKPVRLHLDRYESVLAGIRRNPMRIRMKTACDADGMLLAQEVDVLSECGAYASLSPAVLETALEHVAGPYVIANIVSRGRLAYTNNGLCGAFRGFGANQMVFAIESQMGRLADLCGLDPAEMRRRNLREPGSPGFFGHEVAPTDRLDEVLDAASTNRLWAMSRGPLPDGRIAGVGMALHHQGTGLGSLPHDPGGGRLTFRSDGKIEAAFGLDEMGQGVMTAIQASVAKALGCGRDDVVPVVGDTARTPESGSTTAARATYVVWRASGESSAILGPKLKAEAAERLGVSAEDLAIVPGGFADARSNSGEVLLSFADLAARLDPEALPTASSEFHFPAADYKHGNSRYVFCFGAAVARVAVDPISGEIRVLDLDQHIAAGPIVDPAAYLGQIEGGGGQGLGFTLTEDAVMQDAAYVTRNFDSYMMPSIRDAPLTSRTTALESLDEGDPHGPRGVGEIGIGAVTPAIAAAIADAIGFWPEVTPIAPEAILDALQRVNR, from the coding sequence ATGGATACCGCTCCCCTCCGCGTCCTCCGCCCCGCTACGCTGGCCGAAGCCTCGGCGCTGGTGGCCGACGGCGCGGTGCCGGTGGCGGGTGGGACGCTGATCCAGCTCGTCTGGGCGCGCGGCGAGGCGCAGCCAGCGCTGCTCTGCGATCTGTCGCGCCTTCCGATCTCCGGCATCACGGAGACGCAATGCAGGCTGCGCATCGGCGCGCTGACAAGGCTTTCGGCGATTGAAGCCAGCGCTGAGGTCTCGCTGCGCCTGCCGCTGCTGGCCAAGGCCGTGCTCGCCGTCGCCGCACAACCGGTGCGCCGGCTGGCGACTCTCGGCGGCAATCTCGCGGGCAAGATCGGTTGTCTCTATCCGGCGCTTCTCGCCCTCGACGCCACCATCGAGATCTTCGCCGACGGCGCCATCGCCGAGCGTCCGCTGCTCGATGCACTCGCTTTGCCGAACGGCGCCATCCTCACCGCCATCCTTGTCCCGGTCCAAGGCGATGCCGAGCGTTGGTCCCATCGCAAGACCGGGCTGCGCGCCGCCTTCACGCCGAGCGTCATCGGCGCCGCCGGCCGCCTCGTTCTCGATGGCGGGCGGATCGCTGCGGCCCGCCTCGCCGTCGGAGGTGGCATCACGACGCCGCAGCGCCTCGTCGAGGCGGAGGCGCTGCTGGTCGGCTCGCCTGTCGATGCCGTCGACTGGCCGGCCGTTCATGCGACGCTGCTGGCGTCGATCGACACGGCAGGCGACCCATTCCGCAGCGCCGCCTATCGCCGCCGCGTCGCCGCCAATGCTCTCCTCGCCGGTCTGGGTGGAGCCGTACTGCGTCGCTCTGTGCGCAAGCACGCCTCCCCCGCGCCGCATGACCGGCCCGACGATGCCGTCGAGGTCTCGCATGCGGCGCTGGCGAGCCGCTGGGCCGTGCGCCCCGACATCGATGCGAAGGTGCGCGGCGGTCTCGAATATCTCACCGACCATCGCGAACCCGGCATGCTGGTCGGGCGCATTCTCCGGGCCGGCGTGCCGCATGCACGGATCCTGGCGATCGACACATCCGCCGCCGAGGTGCTGCCGGGCGTCGTCGCCGTGGTCACCGCCGCCGATATCCGGGGCGACAACGCCTTCGGCATCATGGAAGCCGACCAGCCGGCACTCTGCTTTGACAAGGTTCGCCATCGCGGCGATCCGGTGGCGGCCGTCGCCGCGATCGATGCCGAGACGGCCGAGAAAGCCCTCGCGCTGGTCCGCGTCGACTATGAACCGCTGCCGACCGTCACCGACATGGAAGCGGCGCTGGAGCCGGACGCGCCGGCGATCCACGACAAAGGCAATCTCCGCGCCGAGTTCCGCCACCATCGCGGCAACATCGCGTCTGCCTTTGCGCGCGCCGCCCATATCGTCGAGGCGACTTATGTGACGCCGCGCCAGATGCACGGCTTCATGGAAACCGAGGGCGGCTATGTCGTGCCCGGCGTAGACGGCTCGCTCCTCGTCTGCGTCGGCGGACAGCACGGCACGCGCGACCGGAATCAGCTTGCGAAGATCCTCGGCTATCCCGAGGAAAAGATTCGCGTCGTGACTTCACCCACCGGTGGAGCGTTCGGCGGCAAGGACGAACTGACGGTACAGCCGGCTCTGGCCCTGCTGGCGTTGAAATCCGGCAAGCCGGTCCGCCTGCACCTCGATCGCTATGAATCGGTACTGGCCGGGATCCGCCGCAATCCGATGCGGATCCGCATGAAGACCGCGTGCGACGCGGATGGCATGCTGCTGGCGCAGGAGGTCGATGTCCTCTCCGAATGCGGCGCCTATGCCTCGCTCAGCCCCGCCGTGCTGGAAACGGCGCTGGAGCATGTCGCCGGCCCCTATGTCATCGCCAATATCGTGAGCCGGGGCCGCCTCGCCTATACGAATAACGGCCTTTGCGGCGCGTTCCGCGGCTTTGGCGCCAACCAGATGGTCTTTGCGATCGAGAGCCAGATGGGGCGCCTCGCTGACCTTTGCGGGCTCGATCCGGCCGAGATGCGGCGGCGGAACCTACGCGAGCCCGGCTCGCCCGGCTTTTTCGGCCATGAGGTGGCGCCGACCGATCGGCTGGACGAGGTGCTGGACGCGGCGAGTACGAACCGTCTCTGGGCGATGTCTCGCGGTCCCCTCCCCGATGGACGCATCGCCGGCGTCGGCATGGCGCTGCATCATCAGGGCACCGGCCTCGGCTCGCTGCCGCATGATCCGGGCGGCGGCAGGCTGACCTTCCGTTCGGACGGCAAAATAGAAGCCGCCTTCGGCCTCGATGAGATGGGCCAGGGCGTGATGACGGCGATCCAGGCCTCGGTCGCGAAGGCTCTCGGCTGCGGTCGGGACGATGTCGTGCCGGTGGTCGGTGATACCGCCCGCACGCCGGAATCGGGCTCGACCACGGCGGCGCGTGCGACCTATGTCGTCTGGCGCGCCTCGGGGGAGAGTTCCGCCATTCTCGGTCCCAAGCTCAAGGCCGAAGCGGCCGAACGGCTCGGCGTTTCGGCGGAGGATCTCGCGATCGTGCCGGGCGGCTTTGCCGATGCGCGCTCCAATAGCGGCGAGGTACTGCTCTCCTTCGCCGATCTGGCAGCCAGACTGGATCCGGAAGCGCTGCCGACCGCGTCGAGCGAGTTTCACTTTCCGGCGGCCGACTACAAACATGGCAATTCGCGCTACGTCTTCTGCTTCGGCGCGGCCGTGGCGCGCGTCGCCGTCGATCCGATCAGCGGCGAAATCCGCGTCCTCGATCTCGACCAGCACATCGCCGCGGGGCCGATCGTCGATCCGGCCGCCTATCTCGGCCAGATCGAGGGCGGCGGCGGCCAGGGCCTCGGCTTCACGCTGACCGAGGATGCGGTGATGCAGGACGCCGCCTATGTCACGCGAAACTTCGATAGCTACATGATGCCCTCCATCCGCGACGCGCCGCTCACGAGCCGCACCACGGCGCTTGAATCCCTCGACGAAGGCGATCCGCACGGGCCTCGCGGCGTCGGGGAGATCGGCATCGGCGCGGTGACGCCGGCCATCGCGGCGGCGATCGCCGATGCGATCGGCTTCTGGCCGGAGGTGACGCCGATTGCGCCCGAGGCGATCCTCGATGCTCTGCAACGGGTGAACCGATGA
- a CDS encoding amidohydrolase family protein produces MTDTIYAADFLLTMDADNRTIPDGAILVSGNAIIAVGTASELTKAHPKAKLVRLKDRLIMPGLINAHMHSGFLRGTAEHLPVWDWLTLHINPMHRMLQPHEAEAASFLCYAESVLSGTTTLVDMWRFMDGSARAASAIGNRLVAVPYVGEHPDYDYFDTLDDNERMIQEWRGKADGRIDVWVGLEHLFYADEAGQRRAIDMAKQYDTGFHTHCSESNIEAAEFQKRYGKKAMFVLDDLGFFETPKAMMAHAVWLEEDEVDLIARRGVSVAHNPVSNMKLASGIAPIDAMLAAGVAVGVGTDGEKENNNLDVFEEMKVASLLGKLKSLDAAALDSWRALEMGTIRGARAIGKANEIGSLEVGKKADFIAVRTDTPRMTPLFGEGEYFNLQHNLVHAVRGGDVDMTVIDGKVVVENGELKTGDMKELIARIHDVAPALFARRKAWLAENNQGTKQWTKG; encoded by the coding sequence ATGACCGACACCATCTATGCCGCCGATTTCCTCCTCACCATGGATGCCGACAACCGGACGATTCCGGACGGCGCGATCCTCGTCTCCGGCAATGCCATCATCGCGGTGGGGACAGCCTCGGAGCTGACCAAGGCGCATCCGAAGGCGAAGCTCGTCCGCCTCAAGGACCGCCTCATCATGCCGGGACTGATCAACGCCCACATGCATTCGGGCTTCCTGCGCGGCACGGCCGAGCATCTGCCGGTGTGGGACTGGCTAACGCTGCATATCAACCCGATGCACCGCATGCTGCAGCCGCACGAGGCCGAGGCGGCGTCGTTCCTCTGCTATGCCGAGAGCGTCCTTTCCGGCACGACGACCTTGGTCGACATGTGGCGCTTCATGGATGGCAGCGCCCGGGCCGCAAGCGCGATCGGCAATCGCCTCGTCGCCGTGCCCTATGTCGGCGAGCATCCCGACTATGATTATTTCGACACGCTCGACGACAATGAACGGATGATCCAGGAATGGCGCGGCAAGGCGGATGGCCGCATCGACGTCTGGGTCGGGCTTGAGCATCTCTTCTACGCCGATGAGGCCGGCCAGCGCCGCGCCATCGACATGGCGAAGCAATACGATACTGGCTTCCATACCCATTGCTCGGAATCGAACATTGAGGCGGCCGAGTTCCAGAAGCGCTATGGCAAGAAGGCGATGTTCGTTCTCGACGATCTCGGCTTCTTCGAAACGCCCAAGGCGATGATGGCCCATGCCGTCTGGCTCGAAGAGGACGAGGTCGATCTGATCGCGCGGCGCGGCGTCTCGGTCGCGCATAATCCGGTCTCCAACATGAAGCTTGCCAGCGGCATCGCGCCGATCGATGCGATGCTGGCGGCCGGTGTCGCGGTAGGCGTCGGTACGGATGGCGAGAAGGAGAACAACAATCTCGACGTCTTCGAGGAGATGAAGGTCGCCTCGCTGCTAGGCAAGCTGAAGAGCCTCGACGCCGCGGCTCTCGATAGCTGGCGGGCCTTGGAGATGGGCACGATTCGCGGCGCCCGCGCCATCGGCAAGGCCAACGAAATCGGCTCCCTGGAAGTCGGCAAGAAGGCCGATTTCATCGCGGTCCGCACCGACACGCCGCGCATGACGCCGCTCTTCGGCGAGGGCGAATATTTCAATTTGCAGCACAATCTCGTCCATGCCGTGCGCGGCGGCGATGTCGACATGACGGTGATCGACGGCAAGGTCGTGGTCGAGAACGGTGAGCTCAAGACCGGGGACATGAAGGAGCTGATCGCCCGCATCCACGACGTCGCGCCCGCCCTGTTCGCACGGAGGAAGGCCTGGCTGGCGGAGAACAATCAGGGGACCAAGCAATGGACGAAGGGGTGA
- a CDS encoding (2Fe-2S)-binding protein: protein MTKTTDPVALDAWYAIETSTDLTAAPIRQRLLGQDLTLRRLEDGTADVREIREGGALGPALPVQERYGCVWTTLGYPTRDICDIPESREDDRRFVPCGWVMLRASGLRIVENFLDMAHFPFVHTDILGAEPYTEVPHYHSEIRRDVDEVWATNCTFFQPRIAATEDKGDFVHLTYRVPSPFIVMLYRICPTSPNRLDAIALFIQPIEEDLCRCQPIMYLVDDRSKHIDLLNFEQVIFLQDKIIVENQRPLLLPLEPRAEIPTRADSSSVAYRRWLKEKGIVYGTTGKAA, encoded by the coding sequence ATGACCAAGACCACCGATCCCGTCGCGCTCGATGCCTGGTATGCCATCGAAACCTCGACCGACCTGACCGCCGCGCCGATCCGCCAGCGGCTGCTGGGCCAGGACCTGACGCTGCGGCGGCTGGAGGATGGCACGGCCGACGTGCGCGAAATCCGGGAAGGCGGTGCGCTCGGCCCCGCCCTGCCAGTCCAGGAGCGCTATGGCTGCGTCTGGACGACGTTGGGCTATCCCACGCGCGACATCTGCGACATTCCGGAATCGCGCGAGGACGACCGGCGCTTCGTCCCCTGCGGCTGGGTGATGCTCCGTGCCTCGGGCCTGCGCATCGTCGAGAACTTCCTCGACATGGCGCATTTCCCGTTCGTCCACACCGATATCCTCGGCGCCGAACCCTATACCGAGGTGCCGCACTATCATTCCGAGATCCGCCGCGACGTCGACGAGGTCTGGGCGACGAACTGCACCTTCTTCCAGCCCCGCATCGCCGCGACGGAGGACAAGGGCGATTTCGTCCATCTGACCTACCGCGTCCCCTCCCCCTTCATCGTGATGCTGTACCGCATCTGCCCGACCTCGCCGAACCGACTCGATGCCATCGCCCTGTTCATCCAGCCAATCGAGGAGGATCTCTGCCGCTGCCAGCCGATCATGTATCTGGTCGACGACCGCTCGAAGCACATCGACCTCTTGAATTTCGAGCAGGTCATCTTCCTGCAGGACAAGATCATCGTCGAGAACCAGCGCCCGCTGCTGTTGCCGCTGGAGCCCCGCGCCGAAATCCCGACCCGCGCCGACAGTTCCTCCGTCGCCTATCGCCGCTGGCTGAAGGAAAAGGGCATCGTCTACGGCACCACCGGAAAGGCTGCCTGA